A part of Thermocrinis albus DSM 14484 genomic DNA contains:
- a CDS encoding HAMP domain-containing histidine kinase — MDGKKGVSALERFFLSLLLLITLLVGFGSVNLFLYVELRRLLEDTVRLQATAHFFMFLADRSYRGDENFRVLTGPLTDLRNVFLFRDPSDPVRTVAVQVKEGFVESRINGIFLRLLMVEFLLVFLLALLYEMIIGSFVRRISQREDYTHLLVRSLAHRAFNFMAVQKMNITLLKKRYQDSPLLDRLEKSLRKFELDMGLLMRLARGEVDTRREKVDVCHIMRQLYQLLEEELSKKRFIFRCKEGTSLYMAPADAEELIYNLLYNSAKYSLSFVHVKVCEKNRRVLIVFRNDMMEGLPKGGAGMGTYLVREILKSYRGSMEIKWRGKYYTVFVRLEA, encoded by the coding sequence ATGGATGGTAAGAAGGGTGTCAGTGCCTTAGAGAGATTTTTCCTCAGTTTGCTTTTGTTGATAACTCTGCTGGTGGGTTTTGGAAGTGTGAACCTCTTTCTGTATGTGGAACTGAGACGCCTTTTGGAAGATACGGTACGCTTGCAAGCCACAGCTCACTTCTTCATGTTTTTGGCCGACAGAAGCTACAGAGGTGACGAAAACTTTAGGGTACTGACAGGTCCTCTCACTGATCTGAGAAACGTCTTTCTGTTCAGGGATCCTTCTGACCCGGTGCGCACGGTGGCCGTGCAGGTAAAGGAGGGATTTGTAGAGAGCCGTATCAACGGCATCTTCCTGCGACTGTTGATGGTGGAGTTTCTTCTCGTGTTTCTTCTGGCTCTCCTTTACGAGATGATAATAGGAAGCTTTGTGAGACGTATAAGCCAAAGGGAGGATTACACTCACCTGTTGGTGAGATCCTTAGCTCACCGTGCCTTTAACTTTATGGCCGTTCAGAAGATGAACATCACTCTTCTTAAAAAGAGATACCAAGACTCTCCCCTACTGGACAGGTTGGAAAAAAGTTTAAGGAAGTTTGAACTGGATATGGGTCTTCTGATGAGACTGGCAAGAGGCGAGGTGGATACAAGGAGGGAAAAGGTAGATGTATGCCATATTATGCGACAGCTCTACCAACTTCTTGAAGAGGAGCTCTCTAAGAAGAGGTTTATTTTCCGGTGTAAAGAAGGTACGTCTCTTTACATGGCTCCTGCCGACGCTGAGGAACTTATTTACAATCTTCTTTACAACAGTGCCAAGTATTCGTTAAGTTTTGTCCACGTGAAAGTGTGTGAAAAAAATAGGCGTGTCCTTATAGTTTTCAGGAATGATATGATGGAAGGTCTACCTAAGGGAGGTGCGGGTATGGGTACGTACTTGGTGAGGGAAATCCTGAAAAGCTACAGAGGCAGTATGGAGATAAAATGGAGAGGAAAGTATTACACCGTCTTTGTCAGGCTGGAGGCCTGA
- a CDS encoding ADP-ribose-binding protein: MELEVRLGSILEVEADAIVNPANSLGYMGGGVAGVIKKYGGEEIEKEAIAKAPIPVGTAVVTKAGSLPFKGVIHAPTMERPAMETTEEKVRKAVRASLEVADKEGFRVIAMPGMGTGVGGLPKDVAAKAMLEEIRAFKPKNLKKIILVDVDHLMVQEWQKNL; the protein is encoded by the coding sequence ATGGAGCTGGAAGTACGTCTGGGTAGTATACTGGAAGTGGAGGCGGATGCCATCGTAAACCCGGCCAACTCTTTGGGATACATGGGGGGTGGTGTAGCCGGTGTGATAAAGAAGTACGGAGGGGAGGAGATAGAGAAGGAGGCCATAGCTAAGGCACCTATACCTGTAGGAACCGCTGTGGTCACAAAAGCCGGGAGCCTTCCCTTTAAAGGTGTCATACACGCTCCTACCATGGAAAGGCCTGCCATGGAAACCACAGAAGAGAAGGTAAGAAAAGCGGTGAGAGCATCCCTTGAGGTAGCAGATAAGGAGGGGTTCCGCGTCATAGCCATGCCGGGTATGGGGACAGGCGTAGGCGGGTTACCCAAAGATGTAGCGGCAAAGGCCATGCTGGAGGAGATAAGAGCCTTTAAACCTAAGAACCTTAAAAAAATCATTCTGGTGGATGTGGACCACCTTATGGTCCAAGAGTGGCAGAAGAACCTTTAG
- the hslV gene encoding ATP-dependent protease subunit HslV, with the protein MTTVLVVRRNGRTVMGGDGQVTLGSSVVKHGARKIRRLYHDSVLVGFAGSAADGLALMERLESKLEEFRGSLVRACVELAKEWRTDRYLRRLEAFLLVADREHIFLLSGGGDLLEPDEPIMAIGSGGDVARASAMALYRHTSLSAEEIVLESLKIASQVCIYTNDRFVIESL; encoded by the coding sequence ATGACCACTGTACTGGTGGTGAGAAGGAACGGCAGAACGGTTATGGGAGGGGACGGACAGGTAACCTTAGGAAGCTCTGTGGTAAAGCACGGAGCCAGGAAGATAAGGAGACTGTATCACGACAGTGTGCTGGTAGGTTTTGCAGGATCCGCAGCGGACGGACTCGCTCTAATGGAAAGACTGGAGTCTAAGCTGGAGGAGTTTAGGGGAAGTTTGGTAAGAGCGTGTGTGGAGTTGGCAAAGGAGTGGCGTACCGACAGGTACCTGAGGAGACTTGAGGCCTTTCTTCTGGTGGCAGACAGGGAGCATATATTCCTCCTGTCAGGTGGAGGAGATCTTTTGGAACCGGATGAGCCTATAATGGCTATAGGATCGGGTGGTGATGTGGCCAGAGCGTCCGCAATGGCACTGTACCGACACACCTCCCTCAGCGCCGAGGAGATAGTGCTGGAGTCCCTCAAGATCGCCTCCCAGGTGTGTATATACACCAACGACAGATTTGTGATAGAGAGTCTCTGA
- a CDS encoding TIGR00282 family metallophosphoesterase, translated as MRFLLVGDIIGKPGRKALRYFLASYPSSFDAVIVNVENSAGGFGITRKVYEELKKLGVDVLTSGNHIWDKKEVLEIIDEPDLLRPANYPKAPGKGYGLYEKRGVMFGVINLMGRVFLDCQLENPFLTFDNLYDQLSRHTPIVLVDFHAETTSEKWAFGIYADGRASVVYGTHTHVPTADQIILPGGTGYVTDIGMTGCWYSVIGMKHQQAIQRFLTGMPQRYEVEEKGDVVFNAVIAEVEETKGRCVKMERVQLYISQEELREL; from the coding sequence ATGAGATTTCTCCTGGTAGGTGACATAATAGGGAAGCCGGGTAGAAAGGCACTGCGTTACTTTCTGGCTTCTTATCCTAGCAGTTTTGATGCTGTTATAGTGAACGTGGAAAACTCGGCAGGTGGCTTTGGTATAACTCGCAAGGTTTACGAAGAACTGAAGAAACTGGGTGTAGATGTACTGACATCTGGTAATCACATATGGGACAAGAAGGAGGTATTAGAGATAATAGATGAACCGGATCTTCTGAGACCAGCCAACTACCCCAAGGCACCAGGGAAGGGGTACGGTTTATACGAAAAGAGGGGTGTTATGTTCGGGGTGATAAATTTGATGGGTAGAGTTTTCTTGGACTGTCAGCTGGAGAATCCTTTTCTCACCTTTGATAACCTTTACGACCAGCTGTCACGCCATACCCCTATAGTGTTGGTAGATTTCCACGCTGAGACTACCTCCGAAAAATGGGCCTTTGGCATATACGCGGATGGTAGGGCCAGTGTGGTGTACGGTACCCATACTCATGTGCCTACAGCCGACCAGATAATACTACCCGGAGGGACAGGATACGTCACTGACATAGGTATGACGGGATGTTGGTATTCGGTGATAGGGATGAAACATCAGCAGGCTATACAGAGATTTCTCACAGGTATGCCCCAGCGCTACGAAGTGGAGGAGAAGGGAGACGTGGTTTTCAACGCGGTGATAGCGGAAGTGGAGGAGACTAAAGGAAGATGCGTTAAAATGGAGAGGGTACAGTTGTACATATCCCAGGAGGAGCTAAGAGAGCTATGA
- the cmk gene encoding (d)CMP kinase, translating to MRIAIDGPAGSGKSTIARMLSERLGIPYLNTGMVYRLFAYIAMTKGTTHVDSLFNEKIQVRVDVGKTEVFWEGVKLEEELRTEEVGQWASLLAQDPTFRKAINQLFWSIIGSSQMVVEGRDASTHIIPDADLKIFITASPEERARRRYIQLMEQGLKVDYHEVLKNLLERDERDARRKVAPLKPTEGALIIDTTGKTPEEVLQEILHLVASKERGY from the coding sequence ATGAGAATAGCTATAGATGGGCCTGCGGGTAGCGGTAAGAGTACTATAGCCCGTATGTTGTCGGAGAGACTCGGCATTCCTTACCTCAACACCGGCATGGTGTACAGACTGTTTGCTTACATAGCTATGACAAAAGGAACGACCCATGTAGATAGTCTCTTCAACGAGAAGATACAGGTTCGTGTGGATGTTGGGAAAACAGAGGTTTTTTGGGAAGGTGTCAAGCTGGAGGAAGAGCTGAGGACTGAGGAGGTAGGACAGTGGGCCTCACTGTTGGCACAGGATCCCACTTTTCGAAAGGCTATAAACCAACTCTTTTGGTCCATCATAGGCTCATCCCAGATGGTGGTAGAAGGAAGGGACGCCTCCACCCATATAATACCTGATGCAGACCTAAAGATCTTCATAACAGCCTCACCGGAAGAAAGGGCAAGAAGACGTTACATACAGCTGATGGAACAAGGTTTAAAGGTGGATTACCATGAGGTGTTGAAGAACCTCCTTGAGAGAGACGAAAGAGATGCCAGGAGAAAGGTGGCACCCCTGAAACCTACAGAAGGTGCCCTTATAATAGACACCACAGGTAAAACACCGGAGGAGGTTCTCCAAGAGATACTTCACCTTGTTGCATCAAAGGAGAGAGGCTATTAA
- the der gene encoding ribosome biogenesis GTPase Der: protein MGRVLIVGRPNVGKSTLFNRLVGRRKNIVSPIPGVTRDIVEAQVQWKDRKFIVADTGGIMEKGDELTREVRDKVLKAIRKADVILFVVDGREGITASDQNIAKILYPYRDKVFLVVNKIDNKSLEKNLYEFYSLGFERVFGISAEHGRGVGDLLDAVLPFLKEDEELSYEGIKVSFVGRPNVGKSSLINAIMGEEKVLVSPVAGTTRDAVELPFEYGGERFVLVDTAGMRRPSKVEYGVEFFSVGRSIKAIELSDVVCLVLDLTEGVTHQDQKIGGLIERRYRGCVIVGNKVDLVKTPPSQLESYIRQRLHFLDFAPVVFTSAIQKRGVEDLLKTITLVYADYVKQHKTSFVNRAVEKVLAEKEPPSYQGKDLKVYYAFQEGIKPPTVVIITNYPEGWKAHYVKFFTRRLREYLNIKHAPLKLVIRGREQ, encoded by the coding sequence ATGGGAAGAGTTCTGATAGTGGGAAGGCCTAACGTGGGTAAGTCCACCCTTTTTAACCGACTGGTGGGCAGGAGAAAGAACATAGTGTCTCCTATCCCCGGCGTGACCCGTGACATAGTGGAGGCTCAAGTTCAGTGGAAGGATAGAAAGTTCATAGTGGCCGACACAGGTGGTATCATGGAGAAAGGGGATGAGCTCACACGGGAGGTGAGAGATAAGGTGTTAAAGGCCATCAGAAAGGCCGACGTTATCCTCTTTGTGGTGGACGGAAGAGAAGGCATCACAGCATCAGATCAAAACATAGCCAAGATTTTGTATCCTTACAGAGACAAAGTGTTCTTAGTAGTCAACAAGATAGACAACAAGTCCTTGGAGAAGAACCTGTACGAGTTTTACTCTCTCGGTTTTGAAAGGGTGTTTGGAATTTCTGCAGAGCACGGGAGAGGTGTGGGGGATCTGCTGGATGCCGTTCTACCTTTTCTCAAGGAGGATGAAGAGTTATCCTACGAAGGCATAAAGGTCTCCTTTGTGGGGAGGCCTAACGTAGGTAAGTCTTCTCTCATTAACGCCATAATGGGTGAGGAAAAGGTACTGGTGTCACCTGTAGCCGGAACCACCAGGGATGCGGTAGAATTACCCTTTGAGTACGGAGGTGAAAGGTTCGTCTTGGTGGACACAGCAGGTATGAGAAGACCCAGTAAGGTGGAGTACGGTGTTGAGTTTTTCTCCGTGGGGAGAAGTATAAAGGCCATAGAGCTTTCCGATGTGGTGTGTCTTGTCCTTGATCTAACGGAAGGTGTTACCCATCAGGATCAAAAGATAGGTGGTCTCATAGAGAGGCGATACAGAGGATGCGTCATAGTGGGTAACAAGGTAGATTTGGTAAAAACACCTCCTTCGCAGCTGGAGTCTTACATACGCCAGCGTCTTCATTTTTTAGACTTTGCTCCCGTAGTCTTTACGTCAGCTATACAGAAAAGAGGCGTAGAAGATCTCCTTAAAACCATCACATTGGTGTATGCAGACTACGTTAAGCAGCACAAGACCTCTTTCGTAAACAGAGCTGTGGAGAAAGTTTTGGCTGAGAAAGAGCCACCCTCTTACCAGGGAAAGGATCTTAAGGTATACTACGCTTTTCAAGAAGGTATAAAACCACCCACCGTAGTTATCATCACCAACTATCCCGAGGGTTGGAAAGCCCATTACGTCAAGTTCTTTACCAGAAGATTACGGGAGTATCTCAACATAAAGCACGCACCCCTTAAGCTGGTCATCAGAGGAAGGGAACAGTAA
- the gatA gene encoding Asp-tRNA(Asn)/Glu-tRNA(Gln) amidotransferase subunit GatA: protein MLWQKSVVEILQLLRKGEVKPSEVVQSFYERFLATEDKVKAYITPLYHEALEVAKKLDQEKPSHRPLYGIPVAVKDNINVEGTRTTCASRILENYVSPYDAEVIRRLKEAGAIVVGKTNMDEFAMGSSTEYSAFFPTRNPWDTGRVPGGSSGGSAVAVAVLSAPLSLGSDTGGSIRQPASFCGVLGLKPTYGRVSRYGLVAFASSLDQIGPFARRTEDMALILEVISGYDPKDSTSAPKEVPRYTEEIKKDIKGLKVGVPREFTEYPVEEGVKEIFDNFLRWLEKNGCEVTEVSLPHVKYSIPAYYVIAPSEASSNLARYDGVRYGYRAKDYNSIEELYAKTRDEGFGPEVKRRILLGTFALSAGYYDAYYLKAMKVRALIRRDFEEAFRKVDLIVSPTSPTVAFPFGERTQDPIQMYLSDIFTVSVNLANLPGLSIPAGMWNGLPVGVQLIGKAFDEALLLRVSYAWEHYYRHWELLPPVA from the coding sequence ATGTTGTGGCAAAAATCGGTGGTGGAGATTCTCCAGCTCTTGCGCAAAGGAGAGGTAAAACCGTCGGAGGTGGTGCAGTCCTTTTACGAGAGGTTTTTGGCCACAGAGGACAAAGTGAAAGCCTACATTACACCCCTCTACCATGAAGCTTTAGAAGTGGCCAAAAAACTGGACCAAGAAAAACCTTCCCACAGACCCCTTTACGGCATACCTGTAGCGGTAAAGGATAACATCAACGTAGAAGGGACAAGAACTACTTGCGCGTCCCGTATCTTGGAAAACTACGTATCTCCTTACGATGCGGAGGTGATAAGGAGGTTAAAGGAAGCCGGAGCCATAGTGGTGGGGAAAACCAACATGGATGAGTTTGCTATGGGTTCTTCTACCGAGTACTCTGCCTTCTTTCCTACCAGAAACCCGTGGGACACTGGTAGGGTTCCAGGTGGTTCGTCGGGTGGTTCGGCGGTTGCCGTGGCGGTTCTATCTGCACCTCTGTCCTTAGGTTCCGATACGGGAGGTTCCATAAGACAGCCAGCCAGTTTCTGCGGTGTCTTAGGGTTAAAACCCACATACGGTAGGGTTTCTAGATACGGTCTTGTGGCCTTTGCCTCCTCCTTAGACCAGATAGGACCCTTTGCCCGTCGGACTGAGGACATGGCCCTCATTCTGGAAGTGATAAGCGGGTATGATCCCAAAGACTCCACCAGCGCTCCCAAGGAGGTACCTCGTTACACGGAAGAGATAAAGAAGGACATAAAAGGTTTGAAAGTAGGTGTGCCACGGGAGTTTACAGAGTATCCGGTGGAAGAGGGTGTGAAGGAGATCTTTGACAACTTCCTCCGTTGGTTGGAGAAAAACGGGTGTGAAGTAACAGAGGTGTCTCTACCTCACGTAAAGTACTCTATCCCCGCCTACTACGTTATAGCACCTTCCGAAGCATCCTCCAACTTGGCACGCTACGACGGTGTGCGCTACGGTTACAGAGCAAAGGACTACAACAGTATAGAAGAACTCTACGCCAAAACTAGGGATGAAGGATTCGGTCCGGAGGTGAAGCGCAGGATCCTTTTGGGTACCTTTGCCCTCTCGGCTGGTTATTACGACGCTTACTACCTTAAGGCCATGAAGGTAAGAGCCCTCATAAGGAGGGACTTTGAGGAGGCCTTCAGGAAGGTGGACCTTATAGTTTCACCGACTTCTCCCACCGTTGCCTTTCCTTTCGGAGAGAGAACACAGGACCCTATCCAGATGTACCTTTCAGATATATTCACCGTCTCCGTAAACCTGGCCAATCTTCCCGGTCTTTCCATACCTGCAGGTATGTGGAACGGTCTTCCAGTAGGCGTACAGCTTATAGGCAAGGCTTTTGACGAAGCTTTACTTCTCAGAGTTTCTTACGCCTGGGAACACTACTACCGTCACTGGGAACTTCTTCCACCTGTGGCATGA
- a CDS encoding chorismate-binding protein — MRLILSGGFLEKRGLWEAIPGRLLFLQSIEEIPNRRGFLIISYGVLEETLGIKVKKGPYPPIIFVEIEDIKTFHPQEANYRLTLEGMSLKKDHYIKKVRRIKNLIEEGTLYQINLSVRFDMSLEGSRLGMFLQYYMRQEVPFAFFLDIGELFVVSGSMELFLKRRGEYLWSSPIKGTAGSPYQLLKSEKDKAENLMITDMVRNDMSMVAQPGSVEVEELFAVREYATLCQMHSTVRATTHRDSREVLLALFPPASVTGAPKRKAVEIIDQLEPHARDYYCGAAGVWDGQDMTLSVLIRTAFGMRNQVHYFAGSGIVYDSDPEGEWEETLSKLRAFYNNPL, encoded by the coding sequence ATGAGACTCATCCTTTCGGGAGGTTTTCTGGAAAAGAGGGGGCTTTGGGAAGCTATACCCGGAAGACTACTCTTCTTGCAGAGCATAGAAGAGATTCCCAACAGGAGAGGTTTTTTGATCATCTCCTACGGAGTTTTGGAAGAAACCTTAGGGATAAAGGTAAAGAAAGGTCCATACCCTCCCATCATCTTTGTGGAGATTGAGGACATAAAGACCTTCCATCCTCAGGAAGCTAACTACCGTCTGACACTGGAAGGCATGTCTCTGAAAAAAGATCATTACATAAAGAAGGTGAGGAGAATAAAGAACCTCATAGAGGAAGGAACCCTTTATCAGATCAATCTTTCGGTACGCTTTGATATGTCACTGGAAGGTAGCAGGTTGGGTATGTTTCTTCAATACTACATGCGCCAAGAGGTACCTTTCGCCTTCTTTCTGGATATAGGAGAGCTGTTTGTGGTGAGTGGTTCTATGGAGCTTTTCCTGAAAAGGAGAGGTGAGTATCTGTGGAGCAGTCCCATAAAGGGCACGGCCGGTAGTCCTTATCAATTACTGAAAAGTGAAAAAGATAAAGCGGAGAATCTTATGATCACCGATATGGTGAGAAACGACATGTCGATGGTAGCTCAACCAGGTAGTGTGGAGGTAGAGGAGCTCTTTGCCGTAAGAGAGTACGCCACCTTATGTCAGATGCACTCTACGGTGAGGGCCACCACCCACAGAGACTCCAGAGAGGTCCTCCTGGCTCTCTTTCCCCCGGCTTCTGTAACGGGAGCTCCAAAGAGGAAGGCGGTGGAGATCATAGACCAGCTGGAACCCCACGCGAGGGACTACTACTGTGGAGCTGCAGGTGTATGGGATGGCCAAGATATGACGCTGAGTGTTCTTATAAGAACCGCCTTTGGTATGAGAAACCAAGTCCACTACTTTGCTGGTTCTGGTATAGTGTACGACTCAGACCCAGAGGGGGAATGGGAGGAAACCCTCTCAAAACTGAGGGCTTTCTATAATAATCCCTTATGA
- the hisG gene encoding ATP phosphoribosyltransferase, whose protein sequence is MLRIALPRGRLFEETLQFFLKLGILKEPLEEGRKLSVRQGDKEYILVKPFDVPVYVENGVADLGVVGYDVLAESETQVYLLWDLGIGFCRMVVAGREEDREKYEKGSFLKVATKYPRIARRFFSERGIRSSIIPLSGSVELAPLLGLADVIVDLVQTGRTLKENHLVVFEEIMPSTAKLVCNRASYRNKREEILNLLNILTAN, encoded by the coding sequence ATGTTACGCATAGCCCTCCCCAGGGGTAGACTCTTTGAAGAGACACTACAGTTCTTTCTGAAATTGGGAATACTGAAAGAACCCCTGGAGGAGGGCCGAAAACTCAGCGTAAGGCAGGGGGATAAGGAGTATATACTGGTTAAACCTTTCGATGTTCCCGTCTATGTAGAGAACGGCGTTGCGGATCTGGGTGTTGTAGGTTACGATGTACTGGCTGAGTCAGAGACACAGGTTTATCTTCTGTGGGATCTTGGTATAGGCTTCTGTAGGATGGTGGTGGCCGGTAGGGAAGAAGACAGGGAAAAGTACGAAAAGGGCTCCTTTCTAAAGGTGGCCACCAAATACCCTCGCATCGCTCGTAGATTTTTCTCAGAAAGAGGCATAAGGAGCTCCATAATTCCTCTGAGTGGGTCTGTGGAGCTGGCACCTCTTCTGGGACTGGCTGATGTCATCGTAGACTTGGTTCAGACAGGCAGAACCCTTAAGGAGAACCATCTGGTAGTCTTTGAGGAGATCATGCCTTCCACAGCAAAGCTTGTGTGTAACAGAGCCAGTTACAGAAACAAACGTGAGGAGATTCTCAATCTTCTAAACATCCTAACGGCAAACTGA
- a CDS encoding tRNA threonylcarbamoyladenosine biosynthesis protein TsaB, which produces MILLSLDTSFSSVNVSVFEDGKLLKLCMWDNNRKTLENLPLLLKEVGIHPLEVDAFAISVGVGYLNPLRIGLTLVKTWAYLTKKPVIPYENLHMMLEFTPMALPRVAVLRVSNKLFYRTYDGRELSPVKPLEDNPPTGSTVSLHQHYPQAHFVYRIFPFSFYGGVWAYEALLSGYKGEDPMWLEPLYLRPPA; this is translated from the coding sequence ATGATCCTCCTCTCTCTTGACACATCCTTCTCTTCCGTGAACGTCTCTGTCTTTGAAGATGGAAAACTCCTTAAGTTATGTATGTGGGACAACAACAGGAAGACTTTGGAGAACCTTCCCCTCCTTCTGAAGGAGGTAGGTATACATCCTTTGGAGGTGGATGCCTTTGCCATCTCGGTGGGCGTGGGATATCTTAATCCCCTCCGTATAGGGCTTACTCTGGTGAAAACCTGGGCTTACCTTACCAAAAAACCCGTGATTCCTTACGAGAACCTACATATGATGTTGGAGTTCACACCTATGGCCTTACCTCGTGTTGCCGTCCTGAGGGTCAGTAACAAGCTGTTCTACAGAACTTATGACGGAAGGGAGTTATCTCCCGTGAAGCCTTTGGAGGATAACCCTCCCACGGGCAGCACAGTGAGCCTTCATCAACACTATCCGCAGGCTCACTTTGTTTATCGCATCTTTCCCTTCTCTTTCTACGGTGGTGTGTGGGCCTACGAAGCCCTCCTGTCGGGGTACAAGGGAGAAGATCCTATGTGGTTGGAACCCCTCTATCTCAGGCCTCCAGCCTGA
- the mtnA gene encoding S-methyl-5-thioribose-1-phosphate isomerase, whose protein sequence is MEVKAFFWKKTHLLLLDQRVLPHKEEWLVLEDHRQVAQAIKDMAVRGAPAIGCVAAYGFVLGVKKGYPPEEVYNTLKNTRPTAYNLFYALDRVTRALKEGADPEEEAVKIEEEDYKANRQMGEIGKDLVPDNARVLTICNTGALATAGWGTALGVIRSAHRAGKKVFVWVCETRPFLQGARLTAWELLKEGIPHSIITDSTAGFLMKKGMVDCVLVGADRITRRGDVANKIGTYTLSVLAKHHRIPFYVVAPTSTFDPHITDGDTIPIEERSQEEVKSFHGCRVAPDGSPALHWAFDVTPAENITAIITEKGVVKLQG, encoded by the coding sequence ATGGAGGTGAAGGCCTTCTTTTGGAAGAAAACTCATCTGTTACTTTTGGACCAGAGAGTGTTGCCCCATAAGGAAGAGTGGTTGGTGTTGGAGGATCACAGGCAGGTGGCACAGGCCATAAAGGATATGGCGGTAAGGGGTGCTCCTGCCATAGGCTGTGTGGCTGCCTATGGCTTCGTTCTAGGTGTGAAGAAGGGATATCCTCCGGAGGAGGTTTATAACACCCTCAAGAACACGAGACCTACAGCCTACAATCTCTTTTATGCCTTAGATCGCGTTACGAGAGCTTTGAAAGAAGGAGCGGACCCAGAAGAGGAGGCGGTGAAGATAGAAGAAGAGGACTACAAAGCCAACAGACAGATGGGTGAGATAGGAAAGGATCTTGTGCCTGATAACGCACGTGTGCTTACCATATGTAACACGGGAGCTTTGGCCACAGCGGGATGGGGTACCGCCTTAGGTGTTATAAGGTCCGCTCATAGGGCAGGGAAGAAAGTGTTCGTATGGGTGTGTGAAACAAGACCTTTCCTGCAAGGAGCACGCCTCACAGCATGGGAACTTCTCAAGGAAGGTATACCTCACAGTATTATCACCGATTCCACCGCCGGTTTTCTTATGAAGAAGGGAATGGTGGACTGTGTGTTGGTGGGGGCAGACAGAATAACCAGGAGGGGAGATGTGGCCAACAAGATAGGAACTTATACCCTATCGGTACTGGCCAAACATCACCGCATACCCTTTTATGTGGTGGCACCTACCTCTACCTTTGACCCCCACATAACGGACGGAGACACCATACCTATAGAGGAAAGATCTCAGGAAGAGGTAAAGTCCTTCCATGGATGCAGGGTGGCTCCAGATGGATCACCCGCTCTCCACTGGGCCTTTGATGTAACACCTGCTGAGAACATAACAGCTATAATTACCGAAAAAGGAGTGGTAAAATTACAAGGATGA